Proteins encoded within one genomic window of Kibdelosporangium phytohabitans:
- a CDS encoding aldehyde dehydrogenase family protein yields the protein MVDQVVEACARAAKQAAPSLAAASEQAIDAALTGMAQRLRASATAVLDANAEDIAAAKAGGMSAGLLDRLTITEARLTAMADALDLLAGVPHAPRETPVRDLPDGLKLVERRRPVGVIGANYEARPNVTVDVASQLVKSRNAGVLRTGSAALGSATALVRAVIAPALAEAGIDPAVIQLVPSPDRAAAAALVRFPDLVPLVILRGSGDSTRELGFEAAKHGVRTLAHADGGGVLYLDADADLAKAHDLIARSLDRLGVCNRLNLLLIDATVYADVLQSVVETLDKAGVRPSLPPHDHPIGYEWALDSDHEATVTISPVDDAVQAAQVANEKTSGLAAGIVTENSATAEAFMSAYTGTGVFWNATTRLLDGFKLLAVPETGINIDKVPGPRGPVTYTDLSLRQYAVVPAQ from the coding sequence GTGGTTGACCAGGTTGTCGAGGCCTGCGCACGCGCGGCGAAACAGGCAGCGCCCTCCCTCGCCGCGGCATCCGAGCAGGCCATCGACGCCGCGCTGACCGGGATGGCGCAGCGGCTGCGGGCCAGCGCGACCGCCGTGCTCGACGCGAACGCCGAGGACATCGCGGCCGCGAAGGCAGGCGGGATGAGCGCGGGCCTGTTGGACCGGCTCACCATCACCGAGGCGCGGCTCACGGCCATGGCCGACGCGCTGGACCTGCTCGCGGGCGTCCCGCACGCGCCACGGGAAACCCCCGTCCGCGACCTGCCGGACGGGTTGAAGCTGGTCGAGCGGCGCAGGCCGGTCGGCGTGATCGGCGCCAACTACGAGGCCAGGCCGAACGTCACCGTGGACGTCGCCTCCCAGCTGGTCAAATCCCGCAACGCGGGCGTCCTGCGCACCGGTTCGGCCGCGCTCGGTTCGGCCACGGCGCTGGTCCGTGCGGTCATCGCGCCCGCGCTGGCCGAGGCGGGCATCGACCCCGCCGTGATCCAGCTCGTGCCGAGCCCGGACCGGGCAGCGGCCGCGGCGCTGGTCCGTTTTCCCGACCTGGTCCCGCTGGTGATCCTGCGCGGCAGCGGCGACAGCACCCGTGAGCTGGGCTTCGAGGCCGCCAAGCACGGCGTGCGGACGCTGGCCCACGCGGACGGCGGCGGCGTGCTCTACCTGGACGCCGACGCGGACCTGGCCAAAGCGCACGATCTGATCGCCCGCAGCCTGGACCGCCTCGGCGTGTGCAACCGCCTCAACCTGCTCCTGATCGACGCGACCGTCTATGCAGATGTGCTTCAAAGCGTCGTGGAGACATTGGACAAGGCGGGCGTGCGGCCGTCGTTGCCGCCGCACGACCACCCGATCGGCTACGAGTGGGCGCTGGATTCCGACCACGAGGCGACCGTGACCATCTCCCCGGTCGACGACGCCGTCCAGGCCGCGCAGGTGGCCAACGAGAAGACCTCGGGACTCGCCGCGGGCATCGTGACGGAGAACTCAGCCACCGCGGAGGCCTTCATGTCGGCCTACACCGGGACCGGGGTGTTCTGGAACGCCACCACCCGGCTGCTCGACGGGTTCAAGTTGCTCGCCGTGCCGGAGACCGGGATCAACATCGACAAGGTGCCCGGCCCGCGCGGCCCGGTCACCTACACCGACCTCAGCCTTCGCCAGTACGCCGTCGTCCCAGCTCAATAG
- a CDS encoding amidase: MTEFVGLRRTAEMVASGKTSSVELVAEVLDRIEKSQPSINAFRRLRREAAFADAVAADKRLAAGERAPLLGVPIAVKDDTDIEGEPTAFGCAGEFPLKTEDCEMVRRLRHAGAVIVGKTNTPEFGQWPFTEGHAFGATRNPWDMRFSPGGSSGGSAAAVAAGLVPAATGSDGLGSIRIPSAWTGLVGVKPTRGLVSRAPIGEWNGLATHGSIARTVEDAALLLDVIADTGSRMRDGALGVPGRLRIALALRVPFTLAPARLDPEVRSAVVRLGRVLARLGHEVKLASPNYALVGLGVLPRSLDGLRQAAFEVPDLRLLDKRTQANRRLGKLVRPLVGLSRLHERYERRRIGKIFDTADVVLAPTTATPPTPVGRYDGLSNFATNNAMIAACPYAWPWNILGLPGVNVPAGLTSEGLPIGAQLVGRENSEPLLLSLAARLQDEERWQDRVPPGIG, encoded by the coding sequence GTGACGGAGTTCGTTGGCCTGCGGCGGACCGCTGAGATGGTCGCCTCGGGCAAGACGAGCTCGGTCGAACTGGTCGCCGAGGTGCTCGACCGGATCGAGAAGTCACAGCCCAGCATCAACGCGTTCCGGCGGTTGCGCCGTGAGGCCGCGTTCGCCGACGCCGTGGCCGCGGACAAGCGCCTGGCCGCCGGTGAACGAGCGCCTCTGCTCGGCGTGCCGATCGCGGTGAAGGACGACACGGACATCGAAGGTGAGCCGACGGCGTTCGGCTGCGCGGGCGAGTTCCCGCTCAAGACCGAGGACTGCGAGATGGTCCGCCGGTTGCGCCATGCCGGCGCGGTGATCGTCGGCAAGACGAACACGCCGGAGTTCGGCCAGTGGCCGTTCACCGAGGGGCACGCGTTCGGCGCCACCCGCAACCCGTGGGACATGCGCTTCTCTCCCGGCGGGTCGTCCGGTGGGTCGGCCGCCGCGGTGGCGGCAGGCCTGGTCCCGGCGGCGACGGGGTCGGACGGGCTGGGGTCGATCCGGATCCCGTCGGCGTGGACCGGGCTGGTCGGCGTGAAACCGACGAGGGGCCTGGTGTCGCGTGCCCCGATCGGGGAGTGGAACGGGCTCGCCACGCACGGCTCGATCGCCAGGACCGTCGAGGACGCGGCGCTGTTGCTCGACGTCATCGCGGACACCGGCAGCCGGATGCGCGATGGCGCGCTGGGTGTGCCAGGCCGGTTGCGGATCGCGCTGGCGCTGCGGGTTCCGTTCACGCTGGCGCCCGCCCGGCTGGATCCGGAGGTGCGGTCGGCCGTGGTCAGGCTCGGCCGTGTGCTGGCGCGGCTGGGGCACGAGGTCAAGCTGGCGAGCCCGAACTACGCGCTGGTCGGGCTCGGTGTCCTGCCCCGGTCGCTGGACGGGCTCAGGCAAGCGGCGTTCGAGGTGCCGGACCTGCGGCTGCTGGACAAGCGGACCCAGGCCAACCGCAGGCTGGGCAAGCTCGTGCGGCCGCTGGTCGGTTTGTCGCGCCTGCACGAGCGGTACGAGCGGCGGCGGATCGGGAAGATCTTCGACACGGCCGACGTGGTCCTGGCGCCGACGACGGCGACACCGCCGACCCCGGTCGGCCGTTACGACGGGCTGTCGAACTTCGCCACGAACAACGCCATGATCGCGGCGTGCCCCTACGCCTGGCCGTGGAACATCCTGGGGCTGCCGGGCGTGAACGTCCCCGCGGGCCTGACGAGCGAGGGCCTGCCGATCGGTGCCCAGTTGGTCGGCAGGGAGAACAGCGAGCCGTTGCTGTTGTCGTTGGCCGCGCGGCTGCAGGACGAGGAGCGCTGGCAGGACCGCGTTCCGCCAGGGATCGGCTGA
- the soxR gene encoding redox-sensitive transcriptional activator SoxR has product MTLSTELTVGELARRAGVPVSTLHFYETKGLISSRRTAGNQRRFRRDTLRRIAFIRIGQRVGVPLNTIAEVLDELPDGRVPTRADWERVSEMWRDELDARIEQMLQLRNDFTDCVGCGCLSLDRCALANKDDHFGSHGSGPRRLIEARTKQSADSPPPSESADCDCSVSCVTPTGTDGTR; this is encoded by the coding sequence ATGACGCTCAGTACCGAGCTCACCGTCGGTGAGCTGGCCCGACGCGCCGGTGTGCCCGTTTCGACCTTGCACTTCTACGAGACCAAGGGCCTGATCTCCAGTCGCAGGACCGCGGGCAACCAGCGCCGGTTCAGGCGGGACACGCTGCGCCGGATCGCGTTCATCCGGATCGGCCAGCGAGTCGGCGTCCCGCTGAACACCATCGCCGAGGTGCTGGACGAACTGCCCGACGGTCGCGTGCCGACCCGAGCGGACTGGGAGCGCGTGTCGGAGATGTGGCGCGACGAGCTGGACGCGCGGATCGAGCAGATGCTGCAACTGCGCAACGACTTCACCGACTGCGTCGGCTGCGGGTGCCTGTCGCTGGACCGGTGCGCCCTGGCCAACAAGGACGACCACTTCGGTTCGCACGGGTCAGGCCCGCGCAGGCTGATCGAGGCGCGCACGAAACAGTCCGCGGACTCGCCTCCCCCGAGCGAGTCCGCGGACTGCGACTGTTCCGTCTCCTGTGTCACTCCCACCGGAACAGACGGGACGCGATGA
- a CDS encoding sensor histidine kinase: MLREHAIALARGLALFGLSLLAGVQSAAALVVSFVGVMSGFERERRLLNQVRRLVARWTGQSVPVPYLPEPGPPEPDRDGWYRAGKQVYRRPGPVARMDRMHWLLKDPASHRDHLWALSAPVTSVLTVGLPAVLVVAGFFVHPLVALPMAVAGLAVAPFTLRTYCRWTGTLLRPSGRTSRSTVWSWVMARGDALLKLAATAGLSIVGILFIGISAAAISGVLGPLAVQRQFGRAFVSMRRRQIGRWSGISIAQPYLPMPPPPAPRPDGKYLYGRILYDTPHVAVYSETVKTLMSDRATWRDLVWLILDPLVTLVLAVVPVLLVVIGFFGYFWTWIWASPTGLFTDFDIRAGWAYLGDVIPALRDAPGWLTPVSGLVAGLVALLVSHACLAAHGRWSKALLGPTKSAKLAQHVAHLRETRSAAIDTQAAELRRIERDLHDGAQARWVAMGLHLGAVERLIDDNPEAAKKLVANARNASAEALVELRRLVRGIMPPVLAERGLGDAVRALALDNPLKVHVAVDLPGALDAPVEAAVYFAVSELLTNAAKHGQAERVSVDLRYTDGTLRVTVADDGQGGADPDSGSGLPGIRRRLATFDGVLTLTSPSGGPTTVTLEVPCALSSPRTSTSSETD; the protein is encoded by the coding sequence ATGCTGCGCGAACATGCCATTGCCCTGGCGCGCGGGCTGGCGTTGTTCGGGTTGTCCCTGCTCGCGGGGGTGCAGAGCGCCGCCGCGCTCGTGGTGTCCTTCGTCGGCGTCATGTCCGGGTTCGAGCGGGAACGCCGGCTGCTCAACCAGGTCAGACGGCTGGTGGCGCGCTGGACGGGCCAGTCGGTCCCCGTCCCGTATCTGCCGGAACCCGGCCCTCCCGAGCCCGACCGTGACGGCTGGTACCGGGCGGGCAAGCAGGTCTACCGGCGGCCCGGCCCGGTCGCGCGGATGGACCGGATGCACTGGCTGCTGAAGGACCCGGCCTCGCACCGCGACCACCTGTGGGCCCTTTCCGCGCCGGTGACCAGCGTTCTCACCGTCGGATTGCCCGCCGTTCTGGTGGTGGCCGGATTTTTCGTCCACCCCCTGGTGGCGCTGCCCATGGCGGTGGCCGGCCTGGCGGTCGCGCCTTTCACGCTGCGGACCTACTGCCGTTGGACCGGCACGTTGCTGCGGCCGTCCGGGCGGACGAGTCGCAGCACCGTGTGGTCGTGGGTGATGGCGCGTGGGGACGCGCTGCTCAAGCTCGCGGCGACGGCCGGGCTGTCGATCGTCGGCATCCTGTTCATCGGGATCTCGGCCGCGGCGATCTCCGGAGTCCTCGGACCTCTGGCCGTCCAGCGCCAGTTCGGGCGGGCGTTCGTGTCCATGCGCCGTCGTCAGATCGGACGGTGGTCAGGCATTTCGATTGCACAGCCTTATCTGCCGATGCCGCCGCCTCCCGCGCCCCGCCCGGACGGCAAATACCTGTACGGGCGAATCCTGTACGACACGCCGCACGTCGCCGTCTACTCCGAGACCGTCAAGACCTTGATGAGCGACCGGGCGACCTGGCGCGATCTCGTGTGGCTGATCCTGGATCCGCTGGTCACGCTCGTGCTGGCGGTTGTGCCCGTGTTGCTGGTGGTCATCGGATTCTTCGGCTATTTCTGGACGTGGATCTGGGCCAGCCCGACCGGGCTGTTCACCGACTTCGACATCCGGGCGGGATGGGCCTACCTGGGCGATGTGATCCCCGCTTTGCGTGATGCCCCCGGATGGCTCACGCCGGTCAGCGGCCTCGTCGCCGGCCTGGTGGCGCTCCTGGTGAGCCACGCCTGCCTGGCGGCGCACGGCCGCTGGTCGAAGGCCCTGCTCGGCCCCACCAAGTCCGCCAAGCTGGCCCAGCACGTGGCCCACCTGCGGGAGACCCGGTCGGCGGCGATCGACACGCAGGCCGCTGAGCTGCGCCGGATCGAACGCGACCTGCACGACGGGGCGCAGGCCAGGTGGGTGGCCATGGGGTTGCACCTCGGTGCGGTGGAACGGCTGATCGACGACAACCCCGAAGCCGCCAAGAAGCTCGTGGCCAACGCCAGGAACGCGTCCGCCGAGGCGTTGGTCGAACTGCGCAGGCTGGTACGCGGCATCATGCCGCCGGTGCTGGCCGAACGCGGGCTCGGCGACGCCGTGCGGGCGCTGGCGCTGGACAACCCGTTGAAGGTGCACGTGGCCGTCGACCTGCCTGGCGCACTGGACGCGCCAGTCGAAGCGGCCGTGTACTTCGCGGTCAGTGAACTGCTGACCAACGCGGCCAAACACGGCCAGGCCGAGCGGGTCAGCGTCGACCTCAGGTACACCGACGGCACGCTCCGGGTGACGGTCGCCGACGACGGCCAGGGCGGCGCGGACCCGGACAGCGGCAGCGGGCTGCCGGG
- a CDS encoding M50 family metallopeptidase: MAVVLVTGGAALLLVLSGESWRLARNVITIVHEAGHALTAVLVGRRLRGITLHSDTSGVTVSRGKPTGPGMVLTAFAGYTAPSLIGLGLAALMVAGKITLLLWVMTVLMLAVLVMIRNVFGVVSVVVTGAVLVTVSLVTSPQVQAAFACLVAWFLLLGGVRPVWELQAKRRRRQARDSDADQLARLTGTPGLFWVAMFALISLGAVFLGGMWLLEPVLAA, translated from the coding sequence ATGGCCGTTGTCCTGGTGACGGGCGGAGCGGCGCTGTTGCTGGTGCTCTCCGGCGAGTCGTGGCGGCTGGCCCGCAACGTGATAACAATCGTCCACGAAGCTGGACACGCTCTGACCGCCGTTTTGGTTGGCCGCAGATTGCGCGGGATCACTCTGCACTCCGACACGTCCGGTGTCACGGTGTCGCGTGGCAAGCCGACCGGGCCGGGGATGGTGCTGACCGCGTTCGCCGGCTACACCGCGCCGTCGCTGATCGGCCTCGGCCTGGCGGCGCTCATGGTCGCGGGCAAGATCACCCTGCTGCTGTGGGTGATGACCGTGCTGATGCTGGCGGTGCTGGTGATGATCCGCAACGTGTTCGGCGTGGTGTCCGTCGTGGTCACTGGCGCTGTCCTGGTCACGGTGTCGCTCGTGACTTCCCCGCAGGTACAGGCCGCGTTCGCGTGCCTGGTCGCGTGGTTCCTGCTGCTCGGCGGCGTCCGTCCGGTGTGGGAACTGCAGGCGAAACGGCGGCGCAGGCAGGCGCGTGACTCCGACGCCGACCAACTGGCACGGCTGACCGGCACGCCAGGGCTGTTCTGGGTGGCCATGTTCGCGCTGATCTCGCTGGGCGCCGTGTTCCTCGGTGGCATGTGGCTGCTGGAGCCGGTTCTGGCGGCGTGA
- a CDS encoding ABC transporter permease, whose amino-acid sequence MSGTTQVIDMAQENGQRTPVKGGNLLTGFGKLTGSEFRLMLRDPGIFFVGFIPILLVMIFGLLPSTSSPSEDFGGGRFIDFYLPPILTMIIAMMALNALTSVLATYRERGVLRRLAVTPVRPVTLMLAQGLVNMIMLSTVTAVVLLLAGLAFDVPLPRQVFGFVLAFVLCVSAMFALGLLIAALAPTGKAANGIGTVTFFPLAFLAGVWTPGPLMPDVVRRISDFSPLGAGSQAMQAAWSGAFPKPLHLVVLLGFTLLVGFIASRLFRWE is encoded by the coding sequence ATGAGCGGGACTACGCAGGTCATCGACATGGCGCAGGAAAACGGCCAGCGCACACCGGTCAAGGGAGGAAACTTGCTCACCGGTTTCGGCAAGCTCACAGGCAGCGAGTTCCGGCTGATGCTGCGTGACCCGGGGATCTTCTTCGTCGGGTTCATCCCGATCCTGCTGGTGATGATCTTCGGCCTGCTGCCGTCGACCAGCAGCCCCAGTGAGGACTTCGGTGGCGGCCGGTTCATCGACTTCTACCTGCCGCCGATCCTCACCATGATCATCGCGATGATGGCGCTCAACGCGTTGACCAGCGTGCTGGCCACCTACCGGGAACGCGGGGTGCTGCGCAGGCTGGCCGTCACGCCGGTCCGGCCGGTCACGCTCATGCTGGCGCAGGGCCTGGTCAACATGATCATGCTGTCGACGGTCACCGCCGTCGTGCTGCTGCTGGCGGGACTCGCGTTCGACGTGCCGCTGCCACGTCAGGTCTTCGGCTTCGTGCTGGCGTTCGTGCTGTGTGTCTCGGCGATGTTCGCGCTCGGCCTGCTGATCGCCGCGCTCGCACCGACCGGCAAGGCCGCCAACGGCATCGGCACGGTGACGTTCTTCCCGCTGGCGTTCCTGGCGGGCGTGTGGACCCCCGGCCCGCTGATGCCCGACGTGGTCAGGCGCATCTCGGACTTCTCGCCGCTGGGCGCGGGCTCCCAGGCCATGCAGGCGGCGTGGAGCGGGGCGTTCCCGAAGCCGCTGCACCTCGTCGTGCTGCTCGGGTTCACGTTGCTCGTCGGGTTCATCGCGTCCCGTCTGTTCCGGTGGGAGTGA
- a CDS encoding ABC transporter ATP-binding protein, translated as MAVIEVANLRKQYAGHVAVDDVSFSVERGEIFGILGPNGAGKTTTVECVEGLRKPDSGRISVLGLDPHAEGLELRKRVGVQLQKSELPEKMRVSEAMDLYASFYANPADGDKLLDDLGLTAKRHTQFKKLSGGQQQRLAIALALVGNPEIAFLDELTTGLDPQARRDTWQLIEQVRERGVTVVLVTHFMEEAERLCDRLALVDAGRVVAIDSPAGLVSRVDGGGLRLRFRPSVEFNTGVLTGLPEVTNVVRTASQVVVSGNGNLLHAVSTTLAAHDVVPLDLRVEQTNLEDAFVALTGRRLVTEEA; from the coding sequence ATGGCGGTCATCGAGGTCGCGAACCTACGCAAGCAATATGCCGGCCACGTCGCGGTCGATGACGTTTCTTTCAGCGTCGAGCGCGGTGAGATCTTCGGAATTCTCGGACCGAACGGCGCGGGGAAGACAACCACGGTCGAATGCGTCGAGGGATTGCGCAAGCCCGACAGCGGCCGCATTTCGGTCCTCGGATTGGATCCGCACGCCGAAGGATTGGAACTCCGCAAGCGGGTCGGCGTCCAGCTGCAGAAAAGCGAACTGCCGGAGAAGATGCGCGTGTCGGAGGCGATGGACCTCTACGCTTCGTTCTACGCGAACCCGGCAGACGGGGACAAGCTGCTCGACGACCTGGGGCTCACGGCCAAACGCCACACCCAGTTCAAGAAGCTGTCCGGCGGCCAGCAACAGCGGCTGGCCATCGCGCTGGCGCTCGTGGGCAACCCGGAGATCGCGTTCCTCGACGAGCTGACCACCGGCCTGGACCCGCAGGCGCGCCGCGACACGTGGCAGCTGATCGAGCAGGTCCGCGAGCGCGGCGTCACGGTCGTGCTGGTCACCCACTTCATGGAAGAAGCCGAGCGCCTGTGTGACCGGCTGGCCTTGGTCGACGCGGGCCGCGTGGTCGCCATCGACAGCCCCGCGGGCCTCGTGTCCCGGGTGGACGGCGGCGGGCTGCGGCTGCGGTTCCGGCCGTCGGTCGAGTTCAACACCGGTGTGCTGACCGGCCTGCCCGAGGTCACGAACGTGGTGCGCACAGCGAGCCAGGTCGTGGTGAGCGGCAACGGCAACCTGCTGCACGCGGTGAGCACGACCCTGGCCGCCCACGACGTGGTCCCGCTCGACCTGCGGGTCGAACAGACCAACTTGGAAGACGCGTTCGTCGCGCTGACCGGGCGACGGCTGGTTACGGAGGAAGCATGA
- a CDS encoding mannosyltransferase family protein — MHTLTGKGPKMTAAAARSRPYLHAVGVFLLVRLSGLVMLAILAGNRDRALFDVLKSWDGDWYLAIAENGYDNVPARFVDAAGQHTPTTPLAFFPLYPMLIRVVAPITGSDTVAAALLVSLIAGCAAAAGIFRIARIVDPRPKTGLLLVALWAGSPMAITLSMAYTEALFTALAVWALVAVLEREWILAGLYTAIAGLARPSASVLVGTVALAAMLTVFREGRNWAAAACAVMCPIGLFAWWGYVANETGSLTGWFDIQRAGWFSYFDGGAQTLKFVGEVLGSGNSLMETVTVLAVLAAVVLAVLIIRDRIPWPLSLYGGGTVLMVVVSAGISYSKARFLIPAFPLLIPVAQGLANRKSHTMYAATAAFVLFGGWFSAYSLTGWTLAI; from the coding sequence ATGCACACGTTGACCGGCAAAGGGCCGAAGATGACGGCGGCGGCCGCGCGATCCAGGCCGTACCTGCACGCCGTCGGCGTTTTCCTGCTGGTCCGGCTATCCGGTCTGGTGATGCTCGCAATACTGGCGGGCAACCGCGACCGGGCGTTGTTCGACGTGTTGAAGTCGTGGGACGGTGACTGGTACCTGGCAATCGCCGAGAACGGTTACGACAACGTTCCGGCCAGGTTCGTCGACGCGGCCGGGCAACACACGCCGACCACTCCCCTGGCGTTCTTCCCGCTATATCCGATGCTCATTCGGGTGGTCGCGCCCATCACCGGTTCCGATACGGTCGCCGCGGCTTTGCTCGTCAGCCTCATCGCCGGGTGCGCGGCGGCCGCGGGCATCTTCCGGATCGCCCGGATCGTCGACCCCCGCCCGAAGACCGGGCTGTTGCTGGTCGCATTGTGGGCGGGCTCGCCAATGGCCATCACCCTGTCAATGGCCTACACCGAGGCGCTTTTCACCGCGTTGGCCGTTTGGGCTCTGGTCGCGGTGCTGGAACGGGAATGGATCCTCGCCGGGCTGTACACCGCGATCGCGGGCCTGGCCCGGCCGTCGGCGTCCGTCCTCGTCGGCACGGTGGCGCTGGCCGCGATGCTGACGGTGTTCCGCGAAGGGCGCAACTGGGCAGCCGCGGCGTGCGCGGTCATGTGCCCGATCGGGCTTTTCGCCTGGTGGGGGTACGTGGCCAACGAGACGGGCAGCTTGACCGGCTGGTTCGACATCCAGCGTGCGGGCTGGTTCAGCTACTTCGACGGCGGGGCGCAGACGCTGAAGTTCGTCGGTGAGGTCCTCGGCAGCGGCAACTCCCTGATGGAGACGGTCACCGTGCTGGCGGTGCTGGCCGCCGTCGTGCTGGCTGTGCTGATCATCCGTGACCGGATCCCGTGGCCGCTGTCGCTCTACGGCGGCGGGACGGTCCTCATGGTCGTGGTGTCCGCGGGGATCTCGTACTCGAAGGCACGGTTCCTGATCCCGGCGTTTCCGCTGCTCATCCCGGTCGCGCAGGGCCTGGCCAACCGGAAGAGCCACACGATGTACGCCGCGACCGCCGCGTTCGTGCTGTTCGGCGGCTGGTTCAGCGCGTACTCGCTGACCGGGTGGACGCTCGCGATCTGA
- the ctaD gene encoding cytochrome c oxidase subunit I, whose product MTAVAPKPIATRPFPAGKTVKGSYLLRLFRTTDHKQIGIMYLVTAFAFFMVGGAMAMLIRTELAVPGQQFLSQEQYNQLFTMHGTIMLLLYATPILFGFANFVLPLQIGSPDVAFPRLNAFSYWLYLFGGIIVISGFLTPGGAADFGWFAYTPLSDKIHSPGVGADLWITGLVVSGLGTILGAVNMITTVICLRGPGMTMFRMPIFTWNILITAILVLIAFPILTAALLGLLADRHIGAHVFDPASGGVILWQHLFWFFGHPEVYIVALPFFGIISEIIPVFSRKPLFGYKPLVYATLAIAALSVAVWAHHMYATGAVLLPFFSFMTFLIAVPTGVKFFNWILTMWKGQLTFETPMMFSIGFLVTFLFGGLTGILLAAPAIDFHVSDTYFVVAHFHYVLYGTIVFATFAGIYFWFPKITGRFMDEPLGKLHFWTTFIGFHGTFLVQHWVGNEGMPRRYVDYMASDGFTTLNTISTVGAYVLGASTLPFIWNVFKSYRYGQIADADDPWGYGNSLEWATSSPPPRHNFKELPRIRSERPAFELHYPHMVERFRAEAHTGVGTKTAPSEVLAEKTQPDEITGGDPKQR is encoded by the coding sequence GTGACGGCGGTAGCTCCCAAGCCGATCGCGACTCGACCGTTCCCGGCGGGTAAGACGGTCAAGGGTTCGTACCTCCTGCGGTTGTTCCGCACGACGGACCACAAGCAGATCGGGATCATGTACCTGGTCACCGCGTTCGCCTTCTTCATGGTGGGCGGCGCGATGGCGATGCTGATCCGGACCGAGCTCGCAGTCCCGGGACAGCAGTTCCTGTCGCAGGAGCAGTACAACCAGCTGTTCACCATGCACGGCACGATCATGCTGCTGCTGTACGCGACGCCGATCCTGTTCGGCTTCGCGAACTTCGTGCTGCCGCTGCAGATCGGTTCGCCGGACGTGGCGTTCCCCCGGCTGAACGCGTTCTCGTACTGGCTGTACCTGTTCGGCGGGATCATCGTGATCTCCGGCTTCCTGACCCCGGGTGGCGCCGCCGACTTCGGCTGGTTCGCCTACACCCCGCTGTCGGACAAGATCCACTCGCCCGGCGTCGGCGCCGACCTGTGGATCACCGGCCTGGTGGTCTCGGGTCTCGGCACGATCCTCGGCGCGGTCAACATGATCACCACGGTGATCTGCCTGCGCGGACCGGGTATGACCATGTTCCGGATGCCGATCTTCACCTGGAACATCCTGATCACCGCGATCCTCGTGCTGATCGCGTTCCCGATCCTGACCGCGGCCTTGCTGGGTCTGCTCGCCGATCGCCATATCGGCGCACACGTCTTCGATCCGGCATCGGGCGGTGTGATCCTCTGGCAACACCTGTTCTGGTTCTTCGGCCATCCAGAGGTCTACATCGTCGCGTTGCCGTTCTTCGGGATCATCTCCGAGATCATCCCGGTGTTCAGCCGCAAGCCGCTGTTCGGTTACAAGCCGCTGGTCTACGCGACGCTGGCGATCGCCGCGCTGTCGGTGGCCGTCTGGGCGCACCACATGTACGCGACCGGCGCCGTGTTGCTGCCGTTCTTCTCGTTCATGACGTTCCTGATCGCGGTGCCGACCGGCGTGAAGTTCTTCAACTGGATCCTGACCATGTGGAAGGGCCAGCTGACGTTCGAGACGCCGATGATGTTCTCGATCGGTTTCCTCGTCACGTTCCTCTTCGGTGGCCTGACGGGCATCCTGCTGGCCGCGCCCGCGATCGATTTCCACGTGTCGGACACGTACTTCGTGGTGGCGCACTTCCACTACGTGCTCTACGGCACGATCGTGTTCGCGACCTTCGCCGGCATCTACTTCTGGTTCCCGAAGATCACCGGCAGGTTCATGGACGAACCGCTGGGCAAGCTGCACTTCTGGACGACCTTCATCGGTTTCCACGGCACCTTCCTGGTCCAGCACTGGGTCGGTAACGAGGGCATGCCGCGCCGGTACGTCGACTACATGGCGTCCGACGGGTTCACCACGCTGAACACGATCTCGACGGTCGGCGCCTACGTCCTCGGGGCCTCGACGCTGCCGTTCATCTGGAACGTGTTCAAGAGCTACCGCTACGGCCAGATCGCCGACGCGGACGACCCGTGGGGTTACGGCAACTCGCTCGAGTGGGCCACCTCGTCCCCGCCACCGCGGCACAACTTCAAGGAGCTGCCGCGGATCCGGTCCGAGCGTCCGGCGTTCGAGCTGCACTACCCGCACATGGTCGAGCGGTTCCGGGCCGAGGCGCACACCGGCGTCGGCACGAAGACCGCCCCGTCCGAGGTGCTCGCCGAGAAGACGCAGCCGGACGAGATCACCGGCGGCGACCCGAAGCAGCGGTAG